A genome region from Leishmania mexicana MHOM/GT/2001/U1103 complete genome, chromosome 28 includes the following:
- a CDS encoding putative protein transport protein Sec13, giving the protein MSDTLLDTGHTAAVTNIAADANGRHLATASSDGTVHVYESVTSSSKEASQYKGGPQPTTWSPVAVLQCSGEEQAATVTCVAWAPPALYTAALVTCTEATNEVALWCDVGNDAQYRKIYVYTLATPGWCVAWAPHEYGKLFAVGCADGAVVVFTGGPDGTWDIHSFESHPHGCSGLSFAPFFPPGALLMAPLEEDVGNVPGNAPPIPLAPPRMVTCGGGRFVKLWTHSFAPRPGEEGSGAPLGSVWTSIELEAAEASSAPAWREVLWAPNLGLPFTYIAAGSEDGLVAVWVQDGPASNPWQCRLLPPPHGTPGENVTKLSWSLVGTFLLVSYADGTVAMWKETSNHGAWRVVSELENPTL; this is encoded by the coding sequence ATGAGTGACACACTACTGGACACGGGCCACACTGCGGCTGTGACCAACATTGCAGCAGATGCGAATGGACGGCAtctggcgacggcgagcagcGATGGCACAGTGCACGTTTATGAGTCTGTCACTTCCTCATCCAAGGAAGCGTCGCAGTACAAGGGTGGGCCACAGCCCACGACGTGGAGCCCAGTCGCGGTGCTTcagtgcagcggcgaggaacaggcggcgacggtgacgtgtGTGGCATGGGCCCCTCCCGCCTTATACACAGCCGCCCTCGTCACGTGCACTGAGGCGACCAATGAGGTGGCTCTCTGGTGTGACGTGGGTAACGACGCGCAGTATCGCAAAATCTACGTCTACACCTTGGCCACACCGGGCTGGTGTGTTGCATGGGCCCCACACGAGTACGGGAAGCTGTTTGCCGTCGGCTGCGCGGATGGGGCGGTGGTCGTCTTCACCGGCGGTCCAGATGGCACGTGGGACATCCACTCCTTCGAGAGCCACCcgcacggctgcagcggcctTTCCTTTGCTCCGTTTTTTCCGCCGGGAGCACTGCTCATGGCGCCTCTGGAGGAGGACGTTGGTAATGTTCCGGGCAATGCGCCGCCGATACCGCTCGCACCACCCCGTATGGTCACatgcggtggtggccggtTCGTGAAGCTATGGACGCACTCGTTTGCGCCTCGGCCCGGCgaagagggcagcggcgcgccgctgggGTCTGTGTGGACGTCCAtagagctggaggcggccgaggcgTCGAGCGCCCCAGCGTGGCGGGAGGTGCTTTGGGCACCGAATCTGGGTCTGCCGTTCACGTACATTGCGGCCGGGTCAGAGGACGGACTGGTTGCAGTCTGGGTGCAGGATGGACCCGCCTCGAACCCGTGGCAGTGCCGCCTtctgcccccaccccacggTACTCCTGGCGAGAATGTGACGAAGCTCTCGTGGTCTCTGGTAGGTACGTTCCTCTTGGTGTCCTACGCTGATGGCACGGTGGCGATGTGGAAGGAGACGAGCAATCATGGGGCGTGGCGTGTGGTGAGTGAGTTGGAGAATCCAACCCTGTGA
- a CDS encoding ER lumen retaining receptor-like protein — protein sequence MSSVRVVGDMLHLSAILILLSKMLRQRSAAGISLKSMELFAIVFCTRYLDVLFSFIGIYNTTMKIFFIASTLHICYLMKFKSPWKATYDRDNDTFRIRYLIVPCAVLSILFHGTPRRSIVIELCWTFSQYLEAVAILPQIFLLEYTERYDALTSHYLFCLGAYRVMYMIHWAIRYYIYHKVRWISVISGLVQSLLYVDFFYHYVVQVLRKAKQRYELAK from the coding sequence ATGTCGTCGGTTCGTGTAGTTGGCGATATGCTGCACCTCAGCGCTATCTTGATCCTCTTATCGAAGATGCTGCGTCAGCGCTCTGCTGCCGGCATCTCACTCAAGTCGATGGAGTTGTTTGCCATTGTCTTCTGTACGCGCTACCTTGATGTGCTGTTTTCCTTCATTGGCATCTATAACACCACCATGAAGATTTTCTTCATCGCCTCGACGCTGCACATCTGCTATTTGATGAAGTTCAAGAGTCCGTGGAAGGCGACTTACGATCGCGACAACGACACCTTCCGCATCCGCTACCTCATCGTTCCGTGCGCGGTGCTCTCCATCCTGTTTCACGGGacaccgcggcgcagcatcgtTATCGAGCTGTGTTGGACCTTCTCGCAGTACTTGGAGGCTGTCGCGATTCTGCCGCAGATCTTCCTGCTCGAGTACACCGAGCGGTACGATGCACTGACGTCTCACTACCTCTTCTGCCTCGGCGCGTACCGTGTCATGTACATGATTCATTGGGCGATTCGCTACTATATCTATCACAAAGTGCGCTGGATCTCGGTCATCAGCGGGCTTGTGCAGTCGCTGCTCTACGTCGATTTCTTCTATCACTACGTGGTGCAGGTGCTACGGAAGGCAAAGCAGCGGTACGAGCTGGCCAAGTAG